The Sporichthyaceae bacterium genomic interval CGGCCGGCAGCCCCGCCGCCATGGCCTCCTCGAGCACGACCGCGGCAAAGCGCGGGTCTCCCGCCTCCGCCAGGCCGAGGAAGCCGTAGCCGGCTGCGACGGTCCAGAACTCGGCGTCGATCCCCTCGCTGTCCCAACGGTCGCGGTTCGGCACCGCCTGTTCGGTCAGGAAGCGCGCGACGCTGTCCCGGAAGGCCTCGTGCTCCTCGTCGAAGACTCCTCGGCGGGCCGTTCTCACCGCCCGGTCCACTTGGGTTCGCGCTTCTCCGCGAACGCCACGGCTCCTTCGCGGGCATCGGCCGACTCGCGGATCACCTGCATGAGTGGTCGTTGTCGCTCGAAGGCCTCGCTGAACGAAGTGCCCTGCACCAGGTTCACGACCTGCTTGGAGGTGCGCACCGCCAGCGGTGCGTTGACCGCGATGGCGCCCGCCAACGCCTTCGCGGCGGCCAGTGCCGCACCGGGTGGCGTCAACTCGACCACCAGGCCGAGTTCGTACGCGCGCTGCGCGGAGATGGGCTCACCGGTAAGGATCATCCGCATGGCGTGCGAGTACGGGATGCGCTGCGGCAACCGCACCGCCCCGCCGGCCGCGGCGGCCAGGCCGCGCTTGACCTCGGGCAGCCCGAACGAGGAGTTGTCGGCCGCCACGATCAGATCGGCGGCCAGCGCGATCTCGAAGCCACCGGCCAACGCGGCGCCCTCGACCGCGGCGATCAGCGGCTTGGTCGGCGGGCGCTCCACGATCCCGAACGCCCCGCGGCCGGGCACGATCGGGCGGGGCCCGCCGGCCGCGATCACCTTCAGGTCCATGCCCGCCGAGAACACCGGGCCGTTGCCGGTGATCACCCCGACCACCAGGTCGTCGCGCTCGTCGAGCTGGGTGAGCGCGGCGGCGATCGCCTCGGCGGTCGGCAGGTCGATCGCGTTGCGGCGCTCGGGCCGGTTCAACGTGATGACAGCGACCCCGTCGAAGGATTCGAACAGAACCAGCTCACTCATCTCGGTGCCATCCGGATCGCCCCGTCGAGTCTGATCGTCTCGCCGTTGAGCATCGGGTTGTCGATGATCGCCAGCGCCAACTTGGCGTACTCGTCGGGTGTGCCGAGCCGACTGGGGTGCGGCACCGACTTGCCCAGTGAGGTCTTGACGTCCTCCGGCAGCCGGGCGAGCAGGGGGGTGTCGAACAGGCCGGGTGCGATCGTGACGACCCGGATCTGCTTACTGGCAAGGTCGCGCGCGGCCACGATCGTCATGCCGACGATGCCTGCTTTGGAGGAGGCGTAGGGGATCTGGCCGATCTGACCCTCGTAGGCGGCGACCGACGCGGTCATGATGACCACCCCGCGTTCGCCGTCGGCGGACTCGGTGCGCGCCATCCGCGCGGCGGCCAGCCGCAGCACGTTGAAGCTGCCGATCAGGTTCACCGTCACGGTCTCGGTGTACTTCTCCAGCGACCCCGGGCTGCCGTCCTTCTCCACCACGCGCACCGGGCCGCCCTTGCCTGCGCAGTGCACGACGGCGCGCAGCGTGCCCGCCGCCTCGGCGGCATCGAGCGCGGCCTCGACCGCAGCGGTGTCGGTGACGTCGGCGGCGACGAAGGTCGCGCCCAGTTCGGCGGCCACCTCGGCGCCCGCGGAGCTGGGCAGGTCGAGGATGGTCACCTTGGCGCCGGCCTTGGCCAACGCGCGGGCGGTGCCCAGGCCGAGCCCGGAAGCGCCCCCGGTGACCAGGACGGCGTTGCCTGCGATCTCCATAGGGCTAGAGCCTTTCGATGATGGTGGCGTTGGCCATGCCGCCGGCCTCGCACATGGTCTGCAGGCCGTAGCGGCCGCCGGTGGCCTCGAGATGGTTGAGCATGGTGGCCATGATCCGAGCCCCGGATGCGCCCAGCGGATGGCCCAACGCGATCGCGCCGCCACGCGGGTTCAGCTTGGCCGGGTCGGCGTCGAAGTGCTGCGCCCAGGCCAGCGGCACCGACGCGAAGGCCTCGTTGACCTCGTAGTGGTCGAGTTGATCGATGCTCAGCCCGGAGCGCTTAAGCGCCTTCTCGGTGGCCGGAATCGGCCCGGAGAGCATGGTTATCGGGTCGTCCGAGGCCACCGCGAAGGCGTGGAACCGGGCCCGTGGGCGCAGCCCGAGGGCATCGGCGCGGTCGGCGCTCATGATGAGCAGAGCGGCTGCGCCGTCGGTGATCTGCGAGGAGTTGCCCGCGGTGATCAACCAGTTGATCTGCGGGAAGCGCTCCGCCATCGCCTCGTTCTCGAACGCCGGCTTCAGCCCGGCCAGCCCTTCGGCGGTGGTACTGGGCCGGATCGACTCGTCGGAGGAGACGATTCCCTTCGGGATGGTGATCGGCACGATCTCGCTGTCGAACCCACCGGCCGCCGCGGCCGCGGCGGCGCGCTGATGGGACCGGGCCGAGTACGCGTCGAGCATCTCGCGGTCCAGGTTCCACCGGGCGGCGACCAGTTCCGCCGAGATGCCCTGCGGGACCAGACCCGGCGCGTAACGGGCGGTGGACGACGGCCCGTAGACGTCCGCGCCGAGTCTCGCGGTGCCCATCGGGATACGGCTCATCGACTCGATGCCACCGGCCACGACCACGTCGTAGACACCGGCGATGATGCCCGCCGCGGCGAAGTCGAAGGCCTGCTGGGCGGACCCGCAACGCCGGTCCACGACGGTCGACGGGACGTGCTCCGGCAGCCCCGCGCCCAGCCACGCCCAGCGGCCGATGCAGCCGGCCTGCTCGGAGACCTGGCTGACACAGCCGACGATGAAGTCGTCGACCTCGGCAGGGTTGAGCGCGGGGTTGCGATCCAGCAACGCCTTCAGCGTCTGGCTGAGCAACTCCACCGCGTGCACCCCGGACAGCGCACCGCCCGGCTTGCCGTCCTTGGGCGCCTTGCCCTTCCCCATCGGGGATCGGACGACGTCCACGATGACCGCGTCACGCATGGCCATTCCTCTCATGTCGCTGTCCTCTCAGAGTTCGAGCGACTGACTGACGATCACTTTCATGATTTCACTGGATCCACCGTAGATCCGGGCCACCCGGGCATCGGCGTACGCCCGGCCCAACGGACCTGACTTGCGGGCCCCGGCCGGGCCGAGCAGTTGCAGGCAACGGTCGGTGACCCGGCCCTGCAGTTCGGTGCAGAACAACTTCACCATGGCCGCGTCCGACGGGCTCAGCTCACCGGCCTCGTGCGCGGCGAGCGCTTGATCGACCAGTGCTTGACCGGCCGCGACGTCGGTGGCGCAGGCGGCGAGTTCGAACTTCACATGCTGACCCGGCCGCGTGCCGGCGCCGACCAACTCGACGGTGGCCGCCAGCGCGGCGGCCGCGGCGGCCTGCGAGTTGACCCCGATCGAGAGGCGTTCCTGGGCCAGATTCGCAGTCAGGTAGGCGAATCCGCGGTTGGGTTCGCCGAGCAGGTTGTCGACGGGCACCTCGACATCGTCGAAGAACAGCTCGGCGAGGTCCTGCGCCTGCTGGCCCATTTTCGCCAGCTT includes:
- a CDS encoding crotonase/enoyl-CoA hydratase family protein, with protein sequence MSELVLFESFDGVAVITLNRPERRNAIDLPTAEAIAAALTQLDERDDLVVGVITGNGPVFSAGMDLKVIAAGGPRPIVPGRGAFGIVERPPTKPLIAAVEGAALAGGFEIALAADLIVAADNSSFGLPEVKRGLAAAAGGAVRLPQRIPYSHAMRMILTGEPISAQRAYELGLVVELTPPGAALAAAKALAGAIAVNAPLAVRTSKQVVNLVQGTSFSEAFERQRPLMQVIRESADAREGAVAFAEKREPKWTGR
- a CDS encoding thiolase family protein; protein product: MRDAVIVDVVRSPMGKGKAPKDGKPGGALSGVHAVELLSQTLKALLDRNPALNPAEVDDFIVGCVSQVSEQAGCIGRWAWLGAGLPEHVPSTVVDRRCGSAQQAFDFAAAGIIAGVYDVVVAGGIESMSRIPMGTARLGADVYGPSSTARYAPGLVPQGISAELVAARWNLDREMLDAYSARSHQRAAAAAAAGGFDSEIVPITIPKGIVSSDESIRPSTTAEGLAGLKPAFENEAMAERFPQINWLITAGNSSQITDGAAALLIMSADRADALGLRPRARFHAFAVASDDPITMLSGPIPATEKALKRSGLSIDQLDHYEVNEAFASVPLAWAQHFDADPAKLNPRGGAIALGHPLGASGARIMATMLNHLEATGGRYGLQTMCEAGGMANATIIERL
- a CDS encoding SDR family NAD(P)-dependent oxidoreductase is translated as MEIAGNAVLVTGGASGLGLGTARALAKAGAKVTILDLPSSAGAEVAAELGATFVAADVTDTAAVEAALDAAEAAGTLRAVVHCAGKGGPVRVVEKDGSPGSLEKYTETVTVNLIGSFNVLRLAAARMARTESADGERGVVIMTASVAAYEGQIGQIPYASSKAGIVGMTIVAARDLASKQIRVVTIAPGLFDTPLLARLPEDVKTSLGKSVPHPSRLGTPDEYAKLALAIIDNPMLNGETIRLDGAIRMAPR